From a region of the Tenggerimyces flavus genome:
- a CDS encoding nuclear transport factor 2 family protein, which yields MQAFQDLADRVEIEALRSEFTDAGMMGDYDRMASLFTTDAVWRVPAVDAAFTGRDEIRAGIEQLKENVWTYLLQAPHPGVIELDGDTATGRSYVLTFGELREAGSHLNYSVYYDRYQRTDEGWKFRERVDEVKYLDTTPLGGHQPGR from the coding sequence ATGCAAGCCTTTCAAGACCTTGCCGACCGCGTCGAGATCGAAGCGCTCCGCAGCGAGTTCACCGACGCCGGGATGATGGGCGACTACGACCGGATGGCCTCGCTGTTCACGACCGACGCCGTGTGGCGGGTGCCCGCGGTCGACGCCGCGTTCACCGGGCGCGACGAGATCCGCGCCGGGATCGAGCAGCTCAAGGAGAACGTCTGGACGTACCTCCTGCAAGCCCCGCATCCCGGCGTGATCGAGCTCGACGGCGATACCGCGACCGGTCGGTCGTACGTCCTGACGTTCGGCGAGCTACGCGAAGCCGGCTCGCACCTGAACTACTCCGTCTACTACGACCGCTACCAGCGCACCGACGAAGGCTGGAAGTTCCGCGAACGGGTCGACGAGGTCAAGTACCTCGACACCACCCCGCTGGGCGGTCACCAGCCCGGCCGGTAG
- a CDS encoding penicillin acylase family protein produces MSHPQHEGLSRRRVVGVAAAAVVTAGLPTGTAVAHTSPDLTRWRAQAKRVRITRDDWGIAHVVGRADADAVFGMIYAQAEDDFNRIERNYLISLGRLAEAEGEAELWRDLRQRLYVDPEVLRRNLYRRSPAWLRKLMQAWADGLNYFLATHRDVRPRVLTRFEPWMALSFTEGSIGGDIERVSLTQLRAFYDDAAPAVAAAADEPDEEPRGSNGIAIAPHYTRDGKALLLINPHTSFFFRSELHMTSDEGLDVYGAATWGQFFIYQGFNENAGWMHTSAGVDNVDEFAETIVIGSNGKLFYRYGDGRRPVSTKTITLSYRTADGGQAKRSFTTYATHHGPIVRELDGRWIAFALMNKPIEALQQSFLRTKAKDYRSYLKVAGLKANSSNNTLYADSSGNIAFLMPQFMPIRDNRFDYLQPVDGSDPATDWHGLHSLASMPQAVNPDSGWAFNSNNWPWTCAGPDSPDAADYPRYFDRAGENERGPHVVQVLSARDDFTPKALRDTAFDSFLPAFARMVPELAAAWDRLPDGDPQKLRLAGPIGLLRGWDFRWSASSTETSLAIFWGAGPHSTDAERLASLDAAVQRLTDDFGSWQVPWGEINRFQRNDGAIDQVFDDAKPSSPVPFTSASWGSIASFGASRKPGTKRFYGTSGNTFVAVVEFGRRLRAWAVREGGESGHPDSPHFKDQVERHASGNLRRVYFYPDDLRGHVERSYRPGW; encoded by the coding sequence CGCGCACGTGGTCGGCCGGGCCGACGCCGACGCGGTCTTCGGGATGATCTACGCCCAGGCCGAGGACGACTTCAACCGGATCGAGCGGAACTACCTGATCAGTCTCGGCCGCCTCGCCGAGGCCGAGGGTGAGGCCGAGCTCTGGCGGGACCTGCGGCAGCGGTTGTACGTCGATCCCGAGGTGCTGAGGCGGAACCTCTATCGGCGCAGCCCGGCCTGGCTGCGCAAGCTGATGCAGGCTTGGGCGGACGGGCTGAACTACTTCCTCGCGACGCATCGTGACGTACGTCCGCGCGTCCTCACCCGGTTCGAACCGTGGATGGCGCTCAGCTTCACCGAAGGCAGCATCGGCGGAGACATCGAACGGGTGTCGCTCACCCAGCTCAGGGCGTTCTACGACGACGCCGCCCCGGCTGTGGCGGCCGCTGCCGACGAGCCGGACGAAGAGCCGAGGGGCTCCAACGGTATCGCGATCGCGCCGCACTACACGCGGGACGGCAAGGCGCTGTTGCTGATCAACCCGCACACCAGCTTCTTCTTCCGCTCCGAGCTGCACATGACCAGCGACGAGGGACTCGACGTCTACGGCGCGGCGACCTGGGGACAGTTCTTCATCTACCAGGGCTTCAACGAGAACGCGGGCTGGATGCACACCTCCGCTGGCGTCGACAACGTGGACGAGTTCGCGGAGACGATCGTCATCGGGTCGAACGGCAAGCTGTTCTACCGGTACGGCGACGGGCGGCGGCCGGTGTCGACGAAGACGATCACCCTGTCGTACCGGACGGCCGACGGCGGGCAGGCCAAGCGCAGCTTCACCACGTACGCCACGCACCACGGCCCGATCGTGCGCGAGCTGGACGGCAGGTGGATCGCGTTCGCCCTGATGAACAAGCCGATCGAAGCCCTGCAGCAGAGCTTCCTGCGGACCAAGGCGAAGGACTACCGCTCGTACCTCAAGGTGGCAGGGCTCAAGGCGAACAGCTCCAACAACACGTTGTACGCGGACTCCAGCGGCAACATCGCGTTCCTGATGCCGCAGTTCATGCCGATCCGCGACAACCGCTTCGACTATCTGCAGCCCGTCGACGGCAGCGATCCGGCGACCGACTGGCACGGGCTGCACAGCCTCGCGAGCATGCCGCAGGCCGTGAACCCGGACAGCGGCTGGGCGTTCAACTCCAACAACTGGCCGTGGACCTGCGCCGGCCCGGACAGCCCGGACGCCGCCGACTATCCGCGCTACTTCGACCGCGCCGGTGAGAACGAGCGGGGGCCGCACGTCGTGCAGGTGCTGTCCGCGCGGGACGACTTCACCCCAAAGGCGTTGCGCGACACGGCGTTCGACTCGTTCCTGCCCGCCTTCGCCCGGATGGTGCCGGAGCTCGCCGCCGCGTGGGACCGGCTGCCCGACGGAGACCCGCAGAAGCTGCGGCTTGCCGGGCCGATCGGCCTGCTCCGCGGCTGGGACTTCCGCTGGAGCGCGTCCTCGACGGAGACGTCGCTCGCGATCTTCTGGGGCGCGGGGCCGCATTCCACCGATGCCGAACGGCTCGCCTCTCTCGACGCGGCCGTGCAGCGGCTGACCGACGACTTCGGCAGCTGGCAGGTGCCGTGGGGCGAGATCAACCGCTTCCAGCGCAACGACGGCGCGATCGACCAGGTCTTCGACGACGCGAAGCCGAGCAGCCCGGTGCCGTTCACGTCCGCGTCCTGGGGCTCGATCGCCTCGTTCGGAGCGTCGCGGAAACCGGGAACGAAGCGCTTCTACGGCACCAGCGGCAACACGTTCGTCGCGGTCGTCGAGTTCGGCCGAAGACTGCGCGCCTGGGCCGTCCGCGAAGGCGGCGAGAGCGGGCATCCCGACTCGCCGCACTTCAAGGACCAGGTCGAACGCCACGCCAGCGGCAACCTCCGGCGCGTGTACTTCTACCCCGACGACCTCAGGGGACATGTCGAACGGAGCTACCGGCCGGGCTGGTGA